The Setaria italica strain Yugu1 chromosome IX, Setaria_italica_v2.0, whole genome shotgun sequence genome has a window encoding:
- the LOC101754087 gene encoding probable inorganic phosphate transporter 1-3, which translates to RLFCISSSQLLGRLYYTEPNSPNPGSLPPNVSAAVNGVALCGTLAGQLFFGWLGDKLGRKSVYGFTLILMVLCSIASGLSFGRTPKGVIATLCFFRFWLGFGIGGDYPLSATIMSEYANKRTRGAFIAAVFAMQGFGILFGAIVALVVSAGFRNSYPAPSYQDNPTASLVVPEADYVWRIILMFGTIPAALTYYWRMKMPETARYTALIARNAKQAAADMSKVLNAEIVEDDADRAGREAAGAGSNKWGLFSAQFVRRHGLHLVATTSTWFLLDIAFYSQNLFQKDIFSKVGWIPPARTMNAVEEVFRIARAQALIALCGTIPGYWFTVAFIDIIGRFAIQLMGFFMMTVFMLGLAVPYHHWTTPGNHIGFVVMYAFTFFFANFGPNSTTFIVPAEIFPARLRSTCHGISAAAGKAGAIIGAFGFLYAAQDPHKPEDGYSPGIGIRNALFVLAGTNFLGMIMTLLVPESKGLSLEEISKEAVDDEAAA; encoded by the coding sequence CGACTCTTCTGCATCTCCTCGTCTCAGCTGCTGGGCCGCCTCTACTACACCGAGCCCAACAGCCCCAACCCCGGCAGCCTGCCGCCCAACGTGTCGGCGGCCGTGAACGGCGTCGCGCTGTGCGGCACACTGGCCGGCCAGCTCTTCTTCGGCTGGCTCGGCGACAAGCTCGGCCGCAAGAGCGTCTACGGCTTCACGCTCATCCTCATGGTGCTCTGCTCCATCGCGTCGGGCCTCTCCTTTGGCCGCACGCCCAAGGGCGTCATCGCCACGCTCTGCTTCTTCCGCTTCTGGCTGGGCTTCGGCATCGGCGGCGACTACCCGCTCTCCGCCAccatcatgtccgagtacgccaaCAAGCGCACCCGCGGCGCCTTCATCGCCGCCGTGTTCGCCATGCAAGGGTTCGGCATCCTCTTCGGCGCCATCGTGGCGCTCGTGGTGTCCGCCGGCTTCCGGAACTCGTACCCGGCGCCGTCGTACCAGGACAACCCCACGGCGTCGCTCGTCGTCCCCGAGGCCGACTACGTGTGGCGCATCATCCTCATGTTCGGCACCATCCCGGCGGCGCTCACCTACTACTGGCGGATGAAGATGCCGGAGACGGCGCGCTACACGGCGCTCATCGCGCGCAACGCCAAGCAGGCCGCGGCGGACATGTCCAAGGTGCTGAACGCGGAGATCGTCGAGGACGACGCGGACCGCGCCGggcgcgaggccgccggcgccggcagcaacAAGTGGGGGCTCTTCTCGGCGCAGTTCGTGCGCCGGCACGGGCTCCACCTCGTGGCCACCACCAGCACGTGGTTCCTGCTCGACATCGCCTTCTACAGCCAGAACCTGTTCCAGAAGGACATCTTCTCCAAGGTGGGGTGGATCCCGCCGGCGAGGACCATGAACGCCGTCGAGGAGGTGTTCCGCATCGCGCGCGCGCAGGCCCTCATCGCGCTCTGCGGCACCATCCCGGGCTACTGGTTCACCGTCGCCTTCATCGACATCATCGGCCGCTTCGCCATCCAGCTCATGGGCTTCTTCATGATGACCGTCTTCATGCTCGGCCTCGCCGTGCCGTACCACCACTGGACGACGCCGGGCAACCACATCGGCTTCGTCGTCATGTACgccttcaccttcttcttcgccaACTTCGGGCCCAACAGCACCACCTTCATCGTGCCCGCCGAGATCTTCCCGGCGAGGCTGCGGTCCACGTGCCACGGCatctcggccgccgccggcaaggccGGCGCCATCATCGGCGCGTTCGGGTTCCTCTACGCCGCGCAGGACCCGCACAAGCCGGAGGACGGGTACTCGCCCGGCATCGGCATCCGCAACGCGCTGTTCGTGCTCGCCGGCACCAACTTCCTGGGGATGATCATGACGCTGCTGGTGCCGGAGTCTAAGGGCTTGTCGCTTGAGGAGATATCCAAGGAGGccgtcgacgacgaggcggcggcttGA
- the LOC101779986 gene encoding protein GDAP2 homolog — MLPRSPPSAAAGAMVPGVGGVEPAVTLDRVPRWSDPDQRIFPSASDETSSAEGGGSEPPVASGFLSFSDPLTGDGAGGGGRGGASRFPVDQEINSRIYLWRGHPWNLEVDAVVNSTNESLDEAHSSPGLHAAAGSGLAEECATLGGCRTGMAKMTNAYDLPARKVIHTVGPKYAVKYHTAAENALSHCYRSCLELLIENGLESIAMGCIYTEAKNYPREPAAHVAIRTVRRFLEKQKGNIAGVVFCTTSSSDTEIYKRLLPLYFPRDKQEEEIAVSKLPADVGDENGETVIDERKIRIRPLPAGVVDRTVTAAPIDLPLSDSGSALKRASFKLDSYLDPSFMSIIKDPDLRRREQWEKSAQAQKGFNYARLLGYGDLGCPSLSAAEEYSLHSRYLAKANSLNLSEIAEMKIIYRGGVDIEGRPVMVVVGAHFLLRCLDLERFVLHVVKEFEPLIQKPYTIVYLHSAASLQPQPDLGFMKRLQQILGRKHQRNLHAIYVLHPTLGLRTAVLAMQMFVDGEVWKKVVYVDRLVQLFRYVPREQLTIPDFVFQHDLEVNGGKGLIVDPRTKHIYQRASSS; from the exons ATgctgccgcgctcgccgccgtccgccgcggcgggcgccaTGGTGCCCGGCGTTGGCGGCGTCGAACCGGCCGTGACGCTGGACCGGGTGCCGCGCTGGAGCGACCCCGACCAGCGCATCTTCCCCTCGGCCTCCGACGAAACCTCCTCCGCGGAGGGCGGCGGATCCGAGCCGCCCGTCGCGTCCggcttcctctccttctccgacccgctcaccggcgacggcgccggcggcggtggccgcggcggcgcctcgCGGTTCCCCGTCGACCAGGAGATCAACTCCAGGATCTACCTGTGGCGAGGGCACCCCTGGAACCTCGAGGTCGACGCCGTCGTCAATTCCACCAACGAG AGCTTGGACGAGGCGCACAGTAGTCCTGGCCTGCACGCTGCAGCAGGGTCAGGGCTCGCGGAGGAATGCGCCACCTTG GGCGGGTGCCGGACAGGGATGGCAAAGATGACTAATGCCTATGATCTTCCTGCAAG GAAGGTTATCCATACTGTGGGCCCCAAATATGCTGTCAAGTATCACACAGCTGCCGAGAATGCACTTAGTCACTGTTACCGGTCCTGTTTGGAACTGCTTATTGAGAATGGTCTTGAAAG CATCGCAATGGGTTGCATATACACAGAAGCTAAAAACTACCCTCGTGAACCAGCTGCTCATGTGGCAATAA GAACTGTTAGACGTTTTCTGGAGAAGCAAAAAGGCAATATAGCTGGTGTTGTGTTTTGTACTACATCTTCATCTGACACAGAGATATACAAACG ATTGCTCCCTCTATATTTCCCTCGGGACAAGCAGGAGGAAGAAATTGCGGTATCAAAACTCCCAGCTGATGTCGGGGATGAGAATGGTGAAACAGTAATTGATGAAAGGAAAATAAGAATAAGACCTTTGCCTGCTGGTGTGGTAGACAGAACAGTGACTGCAGCACCTATAGATCTTCCTCTTTCTGATTCTGGATCGGCATTGAAGAG GGCTTCTTTCAAATTGGATTCATATTTGGATCCTTCGTTTATGTCAATAATTAAAGATCCAGATCTGCGGCGCAGGGAGCAGTGGGAAAAGTCTGCTCAAGCTCAAAAGGGGTTTAATTATGCTAGGTTACTTGGATATGGTGATCTTGGTTGTCCTTCATTATCTGCAGCAGAGGAATATTCACTTCATTCACGATACCTTGCTAAAGCGAATTCTCTGAATCTTTCAGAGATTGCTGAAATGAAAATAAT CTATCGTGGTGGAGTTGATATTGAAGGACGCCCGGTTATGGTGGTTGTTGGTGCGCACTTTCTTCTTCGTTGCCTTGATCTTGAACGGTTTGTTCTGCATGTAGTGAAG GAGTTTGAACCTTTGATTCAGAAGCCATATACAATTGTATACTTGCACTCTGCAGCATCATTACAACC GCAACCAGATTTAGGATTCATGAAGCGATTACAACAAATACTTGGACGGAAACATCAGCGCAACCTTCAT GCGATTTATGTTCTCCACCCAACATTGGGATTGAGAACAGCTGTTTTGGCAATGCAGATGTTTGTAGATGGAGAG GTCTGGAAGAAAGTTGTATATGTGGATAGGCTTGTTCAGCTGTTCAGATACGTACCACGCGAGCAACTTACAATTCCCGATTTTGTCTTTCA GCATGATCTGGAGGTGAATGGCGGGAAGGGCCTAATCGTTGACCCAAGAACTAAGCACATTTATCAGAGGGCGTCCAGTTCATGA
- the LOC101754485 gene encoding uncharacterized protein LOC101754485 — MEQPEISFCSPEMEQTGLFWLPVEEAEQGLDGLLGDLQLSLASSTACGLQMENYRARDDDAVLILKLLEEPRDEADLDEWLSGGLHESPLQDTVSHHQMECRRSGRRGTRKRRTSPWDTLFFGGIPLRRAGKYITRKNNSHWTAKEVKLLVHGVSKFGVGRWSKLKKKYFKTSVRTAVNLKDKWRNLLRAYQKNIQKYTLLDLEPPLVEQIRKLAVKHPYPKRRHS, encoded by the exons ATGGAGCAGCCGGAGATTAGCTTTTGCTCGCCGGAGATGGAGCAGACGGGGCTGTTTTGGTTGCCGGTGGAGGAAGCGGAGCAGGGACTGGACGGCCTCCTCGGCGATCTGCAGCTCAGCCTCGCGAGCAGCACCGCCTGCGGACTCCAG ATGGAGAATTATCGAGCACGAGATGATGATGCCGTGTTGATCCTAAAACTTCTGGAAGAACCCAGAGATGAGGCAGACCTGGATGAATGGTTATCAG GTGGTTTACATGAATCTCCTTTACAGGACACAGTTAGCCATCATCAG ATGGAATGTAGGAGAAGTGGTCGAAGAGGAACGCGCAAGAGAAGGACATCTCCATGG GACACATTGTTCTTCGGAGGAATACCTTTAAGAAGGGCCGGGAAATACATAACTAGAAAAAACAATAGCCATTGGACAGCTAAAGAAGTGAAGTTACTGGTACATGGTGTATCTAAATTTGGTGTAGGACGATGGAGCAAGCTGAAGAAGAAGTATTTCAAGACATCAGTTAGGACAGCAGTCAACCTTAAG GATAAGTGGCGAAATCTGTTGAGAGCATACCAG AAAAACATACAAAAATATACACTGCTGGACCTGGAGCCACCATTGGTTGAACAAATCAGGAAGCTAGCTGTGAAACATCCGTATCCGAAACGAAGGCACAGTTAA